One stretch of Segatella copri DNA includes these proteins:
- a CDS encoding TPM domain-containing protein, with product MRFKRYFLALMMVAFHALALTAGEVWTAKNVPIPFLRDSTQYVSDPDGYVDKAQKDSANFYLQKLKLECGVQNVLIIVGKVDNQDAFRMAQDVGNQYGIGYKKSRRGLVIVIAVEDHKYFIAPGSGLEGELTDVDCDDIARACIVKYMREGNPGEAVASVSRAIYNKVKSGRTGIADVDEGSVNDEEDWFLVIILFLIFFGIPIYLFIRYILEMLGIVKPRPKSNQRNQSRRRNNDDDWIPPFFMGGGGSSGGGFSGGSFGGGSFSGGGSGGGW from the coding sequence ATGAGATTTAAGAGATATTTTTTGGCTTTGATGATGGTTGCCTTTCATGCATTGGCGTTGACGGCTGGGGAGGTCTGGACGGCGAAAAATGTACCGATTCCTTTCCTCAGGGATTCTACGCAATATGTTTCCGACCCGGATGGATATGTTGATAAGGCTCAGAAGGATTCTGCCAATTTCTATCTTCAGAAACTGAAGTTGGAGTGTGGCGTACAGAATGTGCTCATCATTGTGGGAAAGGTTGACAACCAGGATGCCTTCCGGATGGCGCAGGATGTGGGCAACCAATATGGTATCGGTTACAAGAAGAGCCGGAGAGGACTGGTTATCGTCATCGCGGTGGAGGACCATAAGTACTTTATTGCTCCAGGAAGTGGACTGGAGGGGGAGTTGACCGATGTGGACTGCGATGATATTGCCCGGGCTTGCATCGTGAAGTATATGCGTGAAGGCAATCCGGGCGAGGCAGTAGCATCTGTGAGCCGTGCTATATATAATAAGGTGAAAAGTGGACGGACGGGAATTGCGGATGTTGATGAAGGTTCGGTTAATGACGAAGAGGACTGGTTCCTGGTCATTATCCTGTTCCTTATCTTCTTCGGTATTCCTATCTATCTGTTTATCAGGTATATTCTGGAGATGCTCGGCATTGTGAAGCCAAGACCGAAGAGCAATCAGAGAAACCAGTCTCGTAGGAGAAACAATGACGATGACTGGATACCTCCTTTCTTTATGGGAGGTGGCGGTTCTTCCGGCGGCGGTTTCTCGGGCGGTTCTTTTGGCGGAGGCTCCTTTAGCGGAGGCGGCTCTGGCGGAGGATGGTGA
- a CDS encoding Rne/Rng family ribonuclease, translating into MTSEVVIDVQQKDISIALMEDKQLVEYQNEPREASFSVGNIYIAKVKKLMPGLNACFVDVGYERDAFLHYLDLGSHFNSYQKYLKQVQSDRKKLFPFSKASKMPELEKDGSIQNVLKAGQEVLVQIVKEPISTKGPRLTGEISFAGRYLVLMPFGDKVSVSSKIKSGEERSRLKQLIHSIKPKNCGVIVRTVAEGKKVAELDAELKVLVKRWEDAIAKVQKTQQRPQLAFEETGRAVALLRDLFNPSYENIYVNNEDVMNEVKNYVSLIAPEKAGIVKLYTGKVPIFDNFSITKQIKAGFGRVVNYKHGAYLIIEHTEALHVVDVNSGNRTREKGQEANALDVNLGAADELARQLRLRDMGGIIVVDFIDMNLAEDRQLLYERMCKNMQKDRAKHNILPLSKFGLMQITRQRVRPAMDVNVDETCPTCFGTGKIKSSILFTDQLERKIDRLVNKIGVKKFTLYVNPYVAAFINKGFISLKRRWQFKYGFGFNVIPSQKLAFLQYEFYDKDNQYLDMQEEQETK; encoded by the coding sequence ATGACAAGCGAAGTTGTAATTGATGTCCAACAGAAAGACATCTCTATCGCACTCATGGAGGACAAGCAGCTGGTGGAATACCAGAACGAACCTCGTGAAGCATCGTTCTCTGTGGGCAACATCTACATCGCAAAGGTAAAAAAACTGATGCCGGGTCTTAACGCCTGCTTCGTGGATGTAGGTTATGAACGCGACGCCTTTCTTCATTATCTTGACCTAGGAAGTCATTTTAATTCCTACCAGAAGTACCTTAAACAAGTACAGAGCGACAGAAAGAAACTTTTCCCATTCTCTAAAGCCAGCAAAATGCCTGAATTGGAAAAGGACGGCAGCATACAGAATGTACTCAAAGCAGGACAGGAAGTGCTGGTACAAATCGTAAAGGAACCAATCTCTACCAAGGGACCTCGACTCACAGGCGAAATCTCATTCGCGGGCCGATACCTGGTACTCATGCCATTCGGTGATAAAGTTTCTGTCTCGTCGAAAATTAAAAGCGGTGAAGAACGCTCCCGACTCAAACAACTCATTCACAGCATCAAACCAAAGAATTGCGGCGTTATCGTCCGCACTGTGGCTGAGGGTAAGAAGGTCGCTGAGCTCGATGCTGAGCTGAAAGTCCTGGTGAAGCGATGGGAGGATGCTATCGCCAAGGTACAGAAGACCCAGCAGCGCCCGCAACTTGCATTCGAGGAGACCGGAAGAGCCGTTGCTCTCTTGCGTGACTTGTTTAACCCATCTTACGAGAACATCTACGTGAACAACGAAGATGTGATGAACGAGGTGAAGAACTATGTTTCTCTAATAGCCCCTGAAAAGGCGGGCATAGTTAAGCTCTACACCGGTAAGGTGCCTATCTTCGACAATTTCAGCATTACCAAGCAGATTAAAGCTGGCTTTGGTCGTGTTGTTAACTACAAGCATGGTGCTTATCTCATCATCGAGCACACCGAGGCCTTGCATGTTGTCGATGTAAACAGTGGTAACAGAACTCGTGAGAAAGGTCAGGAAGCAAATGCACTGGATGTTAACCTCGGTGCTGCTGATGAGTTGGCTAGACAATTGCGCCTCCGAGATATGGGAGGTATCATTGTTGTCGACTTCATCGACATGAATCTTGCCGAAGACCGACAGTTGCTCTATGAGCGCATGTGTAAGAACATGCAGAAGGACCGTGCCAAGCACAACATCCTGCCATTGAGCAAGTTCGGGCTGATGCAGATTACACGCCAGCGTGTACGTCCGGCTATGGATGTGAATGTAGATGAAACCTGCCCTACCTGTTTCGGTACGGGCAAGATTAAGTCTAGCATCCTCTTTACCGACCAGTTGGAAAGAAAAATCGACCGCCTAGTCAACAAGATCGGCGTCAAGAAATTCACTTTGTATGTGAATCCTTACGTGGCTGCCTTCATCAACAAGGGCTTCATTTCCCTGAAGCGCAGATGGCAGTTTAAGTATGGTTTCGGCTTCAATGTGATTCCTTCCCAGAAACTGGCATTCCTCCAGTACGAATTCTACGACAAGGACAACCAGTATCTGGACATGCAGGAAGAACAGGAAACAAAGTAA